A region of the Drosophila subobscura isolate 14011-0131.10 chromosome J, UCBerk_Dsub_1.0, whole genome shotgun sequence genome:
TCtctttcgattttgttttttctttgtttttggcatttgttgccGGTGAATTATTTACAAGGGGAACGTGACGTCATTGACGCTgtgcgctggctggctggcttttgtGGGTCAATTGACAAGCTAACATGGAATGGGACTACATTACACTACACATACAACATACAATAACAAATGGCACGCACACGAACACGAGACGAATCATACACCCCCGCAGGCCCGGCCCCCATTCCGCCCCTGAAATTcgcaaatgtgcaaaaaaggcaacaaatgagtaggaaagaaaaactgaaactgtaaAGCGCACATTTCTGTGATATATTAAAATGACATTGAGGCGCCGAGGCGAGAAAACGAGCAAAGATATTTGTTAGCAAGCAGGAATGAAAGTTCCAAGTTCCAGTGCCAATTCCAGCCAGATACTCGCATTGTAATCGACCATTATTTGCGAAAGAACAGTCGGCCTTATCGCCTTATCGACTGGCAGATATTATTGGAATTCCATGACGTAATTACCATAAAGAATAAAGAGCCAAATGCACTGCAATTCAATCTCAGCCCCAATGGAAGGTCAGAGCTGGGGAACACTTATCAGCGGCCAAGGTCGCAGTCAAATATTTTGGGAGTGGATTTTCATGCCAAGATAAGGAGGAGTTGTCTCTGGGGGTCTGTTTGTTGGTGAGATCATGCTGCAGACAGGAGGAGCGGGAAAGGCAGACGACAAGCAGACGGAGGGCACGAGGAGCCCCTCGATGGAATGTAAACTACCTTGAGAGTCAtcttcgttgctgctgctgccgcccacCTGAGCAAACCAGTGCAGAGTGTTGCAGGGGCTGCAGCTTGAGATCTCCGCTGGCATgttggtggcggcggcggcggcaggtGCGGTGGATGTGAGCGCGGGTGCGTGGGCTGTCGGCCCAGTATGTGGACGTGCTGAGAGTGGATTATAGTTGTTGTATATATAGAGATaaatgggtgtgtgtggtgtgtgcgaGGTGGTCTATATGAAATCTATGCCAATTTTATGTAACAAGTGAGAGATAAACTAAGTATTAGCTTTACCTTTTCGCTCGGCGCTGCCCTCGCGGCTTTCGGCTCGTTTAGATGTGTGTTCCActgaaaataaagaaaggaTTCGATGAATTGGAGCTCTTTCGGTGTTCGGCCCCCATTACAACTGCTTGCAATACCCGAATTTTCCGCACGATTTCCCCAAACAATGGCACGGCACTTACTCGAAGGAGACACGAAGAAACGAACCGAGTGGAATATGGGTAGGAAAATCAATTGGCTTCTGTGTTTTGCACTTGTAGCCAGAAAACACGCATTTGGCGGATGGGCGGACGAAGAGGACGgacaaacgcacacaaacaaacgcctcagctgcagcgcagctgctggccacacGATGACgaagcgacgacgacgatggctgaggcagagacgacatcagcagcagcggcggcagggagacagaaaaatgttttcctcTGGAAACATGAACTTATTTATAACTCAAACTCCGGTTGACGGTTTGGGGGAAAGGCACAACAAGCACATAGAACACACGGCATCAAAATTTCACCCATACGAGGGGGGCAAACACTTCCACTTCTGGCTTCTTAGTTTTTTCACAtcgtttgctttggctttggtgtGAGTGCTGCGCAGTCGACCAACAATTTTTAGACGCTTGAAACGCCTCATTACGCGATTCTCCGGGGGGGTTTTTCACTATCCGTTTTCGCGCACAGGCCTATCCTTTGATGGGGAATATGTTTGGCCAATTTTAAATGCGTACCTTCTGGATTATTCGAATAATTTTCGTGTTGGCCCCCAAGACTCGCCATATTTCCTAGTGCTAGTGTTGCAAAACTGTCGATTCTTTCCATCGATAGTTGGTTATCTCCTTTTCTGTCTATCACCTTTCTACTATCGTTTGGTCGCGTGTCATGGTCTGCCCGTCTCTATGTTAATGTATCGATAAGTCGCTTGTTCGCAGCTCtggaattaaaattatttttacctcagcaattatttatttctttttgaaaCAAAATTTAGTTTTTCATGTCAAAAACGTTCCCGTTAGatagaaaataaaagccaatCAGATTTCCAAGTGACTGAATAGACTACAAGTCACGGGTCCAAAGCTCTGGTTGTTgcaacaattatttttcaaaaattcacTTTCCAAATGATTATTCATTGTTCTTAGATTAATTTCATATAAATAATGGCAGCTTTTGGAACTAGTGCGACTCAGACACAATGCAAAGTCGGGCCAGCAGGGCTGTGAGCTGTAACAGGGAATTTATGCCATCGACAATCTTCATGTGCGTGATGCCGATCTCTCGAATAAAGTTCAGCTTCATTTGCTCGTCGATGTTGAGCCGCTTGCAGACACGGAATATGTTGCCAATAATGTCCTCCGGGGAGTAGCCCAGACTCCACAGCTTGGCCAGTATCTTGTAGGCCTTGTGGATGTCATTTACGGCACAGTGGTGAAGCAtttcctccagcagcttgggATGCGGCTCATCGCACACCTTGAACACGTTCTCCATGCTAATGTTTCCATATCCCTGAGCTGTGGCCTGCAGATTGTTGAGACCTTGCCGCATGTCACCCTGGGCAGTGAAGACGATCGCCTCCAGACCCTCTGCGTCGTAGGTGAGATTCTCCCACTTGCTCACCTCGATCAGCTTGGCCAGCACCTGGGCGTCTGAGAGCTTGGTGAAGCGCAGCATGGCGCAACGCGACTGTATGGGCTCGATGATCTTCTCGCTGGTGTTGCAGGCCAGGGCGAAGCGTGTGGTGTTGCTGTAGATCTCCATGGTGCGACGCAGCGCCTGCTGTGCGCCCTCCGTCATGCTGTCTGCCTCGTCCAAGATAACGATCTTGTGCCGGCCCTTGGGCAGCGTCACCTTTTGCTGGGCAAACATCTTGATCTTGTTTCGCACCACATCGATGCCGCGCTCGTTCGAGGCATTCAGCTCTAGCACGGCTTCCTTATAGCTGTCTCCGAGCAGGATACGGGCCAGGCACTGAATGGTCGTGGTCTTGCCAACGCCAGGAGGACCCTGCGGGAGTCATTCGTGTGTGAGTCGGGGCAACCAAGAGGTGGCTATGCGTTTACTTACGGCTATAATTATGTTGGGTGCATTGCCCTGCGTTGCGAAAACGGAGAGACGCGCCACCGTATCCTCATTGCCCACGATCTCGTTGAACTTTGCGGGTCGGTACTTTTCAATCCACGGCAAGTGCGTCCGCTTTTCAGTTATAACAGGTTCTGGGTCTTCAGGCATCTTTTCgttgaattaaattttgcaatttgtaaACACAATTTTGCGATGGCGTGAGAAATGCCGGCGTCTGACAACTACTTTGGCGCCGTGATTTTCACGAGTCACAGGTAAGAACAAGTAACAGTTTGTTTGCTGTAGAATGCGGAATGTATTATCCAAATGTTGTAAATGTTAGCTTATATGTAAATTAATGTCATTATTAGACTTCTTGTAGATTATTTGATTCATCCCCGctcaaatataattttaaaaataccTTTTACAGTCACAACTACTTTTATGAAGCAAACTCACGAAATATAAAACTTATAAGACCATCTCTAGCGTGAGCCAGCCTCGGGTGTTTTTTGTATCGTTGTTATCGATAGGCGCGTGcggaagaaaataaaaagattttAGCTGGCGATTCGagttgaaaataattgaaaaatgcagATGCAAACGTACAAGCTGGTCGTcgtcggtggcggcggcgttggAAAGTCAGCCATAACGATACAATTCATACAGGTAAGGCCCTGGAGCGAAACATTGCTGACGTCGTCGCTCATCGTTAATCCAGAGGGGAGGTGCGGAGCGACAAGTGGGCCCTTGTtttggcaaaagcaacaagcgAATaggcgatgatgatgctgatgatgatgttcgTCTGTGTTTGGAAATGCGTGTGCTACATATTTTCGAGCAAAGATCATCGCCGCAGCCAACTCTCTCGATGTTGATGCCACACCCCCTAAGCAGCCACGGGGCCTAGCTAGGGTCACCGCAACGCCAATGCCCCGAAAGTTGGAGTCTCGCTTTATGGGTGTGCCCCTCAGAACAGAAGCCTGGTTGGGGTCGGTTCAACTCAGTTCAGTTCGTTTGGGTGCGTTCTGAGGCCTGACATGGTCACGACCACGGTCGCTTTGTCCGTCCATCATCTAGTATGTGGCAATGCGCGCCcgattcaatttatttttagttatttGCGTCATCTCCATCTTTCGGATATTCGTGTATGCACACGCAGACAAGCAGACAAGACACCTCCAACGTACTATCCCACGCATACATGGCCGAAGATTTTCATCAAGATATAGAGCATACTCGTACTAGTGCGTTTTGTTGCCTTGAATGTTTTTGGGATGATGATAAAAGTGGCGTCTCGTCTCTGTGTGTAAACAAATCGGACGGCTACCGAGAAGCGCGTCTATCTGCATCTAAATCTGTGTGTAAACTAATTTATCTTCGTCTTTCCACCTTGCAGAGCTACTTTGTCACAGACTACGATCCCACAATCGAGGACTCCTACACGAAACAATGTGTCATCGACGATGTGCCAGCCAAATTGGACAGTAAGTGATCCTTAACGATCTATAAGATGCATTAAATAATGTATTTTCCCTTTGTAGTTTTGGATACGGCTGGCCAGGAGGAGTTCAGTGCCATGCGAGAGCAGTATATGCGCTCCGGCGAGGGCTTTCTGCTTGTATTCTCGCTCAACGACCATTCCAGCTTCGATGAGATACCAAAGTTTCAGCGCCAGATATTGCGGGTAAAGGATCGCGACGAGTTCCCCATGCTGATGGTCGGCAACAAGTGCGATCTGGAGCACCAGCGGCAGGTGGGCCTGGAGGAGGCCCAAAACACGAGCAGAAACCTGATGATACCCTACATCGAGTGCAGTGCCAAGGTGCGCGTCAATGTCGATCAGGCCTTCCATGAGCTGGTGCGGATTGTGCGCGGATTCCAGATTGCCGAGCGACCCTTCATCGAGGAGGGATACAAAAAGAAGGGCAAGAGGAAGTGCTGCATGATGTAAggatgcagcaacaacaccaacaacaatgtaACGAGTATAACACCAAATTTTAAACACGCGTCGACTGAGCTATGAGAAGATCCGTTGAGAAGACGATAAACCTGAAAACCAGTAATCAGtagagccaacaaaaagtAACCCCGTAACACGTAACCAGTAAGGCAGCCCCCGAAACGAAGTGCATTTCTAATCTgcccaacaaaaaacgaacgaaTCGAATAAGCTTCTCGCCCAACAATGAAACTCAAAGTATGCTTCTACAAGCGATACATAAACACGAAGAAGACCCCAAGCCCATATTGTAAAGAACGATTTATATACAACGCCAGAtgcagacaacaaacaaacacaaacgaataacatatataaatatatatacataattatatattttctacatatatttttgtaatattattTGTTGGATCAATGACAACAATTAAGGACGGAATGTTTTCTATGATTATTACAGAAATTGTGGTACGCAAAAGGCCATTTGTTTTTACAAACCGATCCGCCAAGATCGTTGATTGTCATTCGTTGGAACGCTTGTTTCGATTAAGCCAAAATGTCATAATGTGTTAttgtaatttgtattgttATTTACTACTAATATACGCGTACACgtacacatatttatacacataatatatatatatatattgcttACAATCCGACAAAAATTGAGTGCCTAAACAATAGCTATAATCCCCCTGGCCACTGTTCCATCACAACTCGCTCCTTTTGTACTATATAAAGCGCACAACTCACCCCAGCCCACCACAGACTCACTCGTTTTTAACCATAAttgtaaacatatttttgtacatgtTCCAAAACAAGTCCTTAAACTACTCGtatgtgttgtttgttttcgttttatcGCCAAATTGTATTTGCTTCGAGCCGCAATCTCGTTTAACTATATACACTGCTTAATTTAACGAACTTATTTaatgatatacatatataaatgcctataattaaatatatgtgtatatggaatatatttaatattaaatatatgcgCAATTCTAATAAAAACATGGAGAGAATCACAAACGCTTCCACATAGCCGAATGTTTCAATGCGTTTCTGCTGATTGATTGACGTCTCTTTAAAACTAATCAGAATCCTTACAAGTGCTACATTAATTAGCTACAGGACCTCCACCCACGCCCTGTCTGGCTTGGATATGGTATAAAAGCAGCAGAGAACTCTGTAACAAGCACACAACACAGAATGAATCCCAAGAGCgaagtcatcatcatcgcagCTGTGCTTTGCTTCCTGCTGGCCTGTGTCGAGGGTCAAGTAAGTTATCCCATCCAGCTAATAAACACCAGAAACTAAACTAATATTTATTCTCTTCCAGTTGACATTCTCACCCGACTGGGGCAAGCGTTCggtgggtggtgctggtggcggcAGCTCGGGCTCCTTCTTTGAGCCGCAGCAGGGCAACTGCAAGACCTCCAACGAAATGCTGCTCGAGATCTTTCGCTTTGTGCAGTCGCAGGCCCAGCTGTTTCTCGACTGCAAGCATCGCGAGTAGGAGAAGGCTCCAATCCTGAAGCTCCGATCCGagaagaacacacacacacagccacatatTTATCCATATATATACACTACACATATATATCGATGTCCATATACTATACACACACGTTATCGAGGGTAGTCGTAGTCGGCATTTAGATTTAATGGAATTTCCGTTTGATATCCGTCTCTCTTCATTGATGGAGATCAATAAATAAGCGCATCTAAAAGCTGATTCTATCTGCTCAGCAGTCTCTGTTGGGTAATTCCTTGACCTTTCGCTGGGTGCTTCACCACGATTATCACCTTGTCACCTGCCCACCTGCCTTCACCTTTTCAAGTTCATCCCAATTTTTGATCCGAAAAAAAGTAATGCATCAAATTAAACTCGATTTAATTTCGAAAATTGCCCCATTTAATATGAGACTGAATCCACCCCCAGTGGATGAGGGTTTAAGTTCGGTTGTGTCAGTGGCCCACGGGTTCAGTTTGACGGTGAAGTTCATAGAATCACAATGCCTACGAACAGGGGCTCCCAACAATCCAAAGTTTCTAGAATTCTATTGATTCTTTGTGGACTTTCCCTCTTTACATCGATCCAATGTGAGTTTTGtatcattattattgtatCTTATCTACAACCAGATCGTGCCAATAGATCAAAGTGAGTTGTGATCGTGtcgtttcatttaatttgtgtcAACATAAACAATACAATCCAATCCCATCGCCCATCTGTTGGGCCCCCTTAATGTCCGTCATCTAAAAGTGGAAACACCCAATGATTGTCATAGAACAGACCACCCCGGAATGGAATGAGTGGAATGATGGCTGGAAGCTATTATCGGATGTCAAGCGCCAGTGGCCCAGATATTTTAATGCCCTCACTGAATTAACGATGCATTTCGGTGTGAATTCGTTTGCATTGCAATTATGGGGAATTTCGGTGACAAGACGAAAATGTGTGGCCATAAAAGAGGTAAATGAGGAGGATAAATGACACTTATGACACAGAAAACAGTTCTATATCGTGTATAAAACTGCTGCAGAAAACTATCTGGAAAAAGCCCATTAAATATTccttaatttcaattttgggCCCGAACTTTGCCCTGAACCGCTCCTGTCATATATGGTTTTGGGGCCATCCAACGATTCTTTGGATAATTGTGCTCCACAAACAGgctaaataattgaattaaaatcaTTATGGGAATTACCATGGTCCACTTCTTGGCCAACACCAGCTCGCGGCACAGTAGCCAACTTCTGGCCAAGCAGCACGGACACGGCtgcggatacggatacggaatCGGATACGTGGCTTGGAAGAGTCATATAATGGTACTGCTGGAAGAGTTCTGTGTGAAGGTGTACTTCTGGCCGTTCCTCTCGTACCTGGCCAGCATCAAGGGATGGTGTCCGCTGTATCC
Encoded here:
- the LOC117893165 gene encoding replication factor C subunit 2; this encodes MPEDPEPVITEKRTHLPWIEKYRPAKFNEIVGNEDTVARLSVFATQGNAPNIIIAGPPGVGKTTTIQCLARILLGDSYKEAVLELNASNERGIDVVRNKIKMFAQQKVTLPKGRHKIVILDEADSMTEGAQQALRRTMEIYSNTTRFALACNTSEKIIEPIQSRCAMLRFTKLSDAQVLAKLIEVSKWENLTYDAEGLEAIVFTAQGDMRQGLNNLQATAQGYGNISMENVFKVCDEPHPKLLEEMLHHCAVNDIHKAYKILAKLWSLGYSPEDIIGNIFRVCKRLNIDEQMKLNFIREIGITHMKIVDGINSLLQLTALLARLCIVSESH
- the LOC117893166 gene encoding ras-like protein 2, which codes for MQMQTYKLVVVGGGGVGKSAITIQFIQSYFVTDYDPTIEDSYTKQCVIDDVPAKLDILDTAGQEEFSAMREQYMRSGEGFLLVFSLNDHSSFDEIPKFQRQILRVKDRDEFPMLMVGNKCDLEHQRQVGLEEAQNTSRNLMIPYIECSAKVRVNVDQAFHELVRIVRGFQIAERPFIEEGYKKKGKRKCCMM
- the LOC117893169 gene encoding adipokinetic hormone; the encoded protein is MNPKSEVIIIAAVLCFLLACVEGQLTFSPDWGKRSVGGAGGGSSGSFFEPQQGNCKTSNEMLLEIFRFVQSQAQLFLDCKHRE